The DNA segment ATCGATTACGTCTTCCACCCAAATCTGAGCCTTAATCGGAGTCCTGGTAATGAATCCCGAGACGTGGGAGCGCGTACGGGAATATTATTTGGATCCCGCCGGCATTGTGGGGCACATCCGCATCGATCCCGGTGTGTTGGTATCCTCGCTTCCCGTTATCATCTTCTTTTATTGGGTCGCGCGGCAAAATCCGCCTCGCCGGGTGTTGCTCAGTTTCTTGATTCTGCCCCTCTTTATGGGCGCAGTCATGATCGAACCCGAACTAATCGTCTGGGGGTTTTTGATCTTTCCTGCCTGGGGTATCTACCTGTATAGGAAGATGAGCACGCTGGACCGACAGCAGAGAGAAAACCAGGAACGAATCACTCGTCAGTGGCCCAAACGACAGCGGCGCTTAGCGGCTTACAGGAAGGCGGCGGCGTCTCATGACCCTCGGCGCATCTGACGGTCTATCCCAGGATCGCTAGTCGGTAGACGATTAGGCAGCACGCCAAATGGACCAACCCTAGATAGTTGCTGACGCGCTTCTCGAAGCGGATTAACAGCTTGCGGAATCGATTATGCCACGCGCCTGTGCGCTCAACGACCCAACGACGCGCTGGATGCCGCCGACGTCGCGGGACGCACTCGCCGCGGTGACGGAGGTGGAGAGTGTAATGCCGCTTCCGCACCGCGGCCTCGATCTCCGGGTAGTCGTACCCCTTGTCAAGGCACAGGTGCTGAGGGTTGTCGAGCGTCGGTCGGGGGCGCCGGACGGCAAGGCTGTCCAATGTGATCCTCGCCGCCTTCATGTCATGGCAGTTGGCACCGGTTACGACGACTGCGAGCGGGGCGCCGCGCTGATCGGTCAGCGTGTGCCGTTTCGTGCCGAGCTTGCCGCGATCCGTCGGATTGGGGCCTGTTTGCGCCCCCCCAACGGCGCCTTGACCGTGACGCTGTCGAGCGATTGCCAGCGCCACTGGATACTTCGGAGCTCGTCGTACCGGGTCAGCAGCTTCGCCCACAGCCGTTCGAAGATGCCGGCCTCGACCCACGCCTGGAAGCGGCGATGGCACGTGGAGCCGGACCCATATTCCTGGGGCAAGGCCTTCCACTGGCAGCCGGTGCGAAGCACGTACAGGATGCCGTCCATGACTTGGCGGAAGGGGACAACCGGACGCCCATTGGTCCCGGGCGGCTTTTCCGGAGGCAGGAGCGGCTGGAGTTGGGCCCAGAGATCGTCGGGGATGCGCCAGATCGTGCGTAATCGTCGCTTCGACCGATGCCGCGTTGTCATAGGCGTCGACCTCTGCTGCGATGAGAGTGCGATCATTGGTCACGCTAAGTATACTGCCTTACCATGGGTTTTGGGATAGGTTCTAAGCTGCCGATCGCTTCGACCACGGGTTCGGTGACCCCCCGGAGCGCGTAGGCGACGGCCGTTCCGACCAGGGCGCCCGCGACGGCGCCGCCGGCGAGCAACCAGACGAACCCCGCCACGGCGGCGCCCACGCCGGGCGCGGTGGCGCCGGCCAGGCCAAACAGGACGATCGCCACGGCGTCGTTGACGACCGCCTCGCCCTCGAGCACCGTGCCGAGGCGCTCGTCGAGCTTGGCCTCGCGGACGAGCGCGATGACCCCCGCCGGAACGATGCGCAGCGCCCCCGCGGCCAGGCCCACGACGACGAGGGTGATGTGTACGGAACGCGCACGCGGACCGCGATGGTCGACACGAGCGCGGCGGTGGCCATGCAGCCCAAGGCGAGATCCAAGTTGGACACGGCGATCCCATCATTCGCGCGGCGGCGCGGGTCTGCCTGCGCGGCAGGGATGCGATGGGTGCGATCCGAATCCGGTGCTGTCGATGGTCTCGCCGCCCACGCCGCCCGAGGCGCCGTTCCGCACGATCACGGCTCCCAACTCATCGCCCTACACGCTCGAGGGGACGAATACGTATCTCCTCGGGCGGCGTCTGGTCGTCGTCGTCGACCCCGGCCCGGACGACCCGGCGCACGTCAGCGCGGTGCTCGACGCGGTACGCGCCGGCGGCGGCGAACTCGCGCTGATCCTGGTGACGCACAGCCACGGGGATCATCTCGGCGCGGCGGGATCGCTGGCCCTGGGCGGCCGGGTGCCGATTCGGCGTTGGGCGTTCGGGGACAGGCCGCTCGCGGACGGCGAGACCATCGATGAAGGCGGGCTCGCGCTCCGCGCCCTGCACACGCCGGGCCACGCGGCCGATCACGTTGTCTTTCATTGGCCCGCGGAACGGGTGCTGTTCTCCGGAGACCTCATCCTCGGCTCGGGCACCGTGGTGCTGCAGGCGCGCGAGGACGCGCTTGCGGACTACCTCGCGTCCCTCGAGCGCGTCGGGCGGCTCGATCTGGCGGTGATCGCCCCTGGGCACGGGCCGTTGATTGAGGATCCCGGCGCGCGCATCGAGGAATACCTCGCGCACCGCCGGATGCGCGAGCGGCAGGTCCTGGACGCGTTGACGGGCGGCGCCCGCACGCCGGGGGAGATCGTCGGCGTGATCTACAGCGAGCTCGATCCGGTGCTGCACCCGGCCGCCGAGAGCACGGTGCGGGCCCACCTGTTGAAACTGGTTCGAGAGGGACGGGTGCAGCGGGAGGAGAACCGGTACCACCGTCCGTAGCCGCGCGGCCGGCGGACGAACGAAGCGGCGGGGAGGGAGAGGACATGGCGGTGCCGACCGTGGAGCACGGCGTGACCGACCGGCAGGGCCGGCCGATCCGGAAGGGCGACAAGGTCCGCGTGCCGGGCCTGGACGCCCCGGCGGTCGTGGACGTGATCGACGGCCGGTACGGGACGCTCGTCGTGCTGGTCGCGGGACGCGCGAACCAACAGATGGGCCGGATGGTGCGGGCCGAGACGGTGGACCTGGCGTAGGGCCGCGGAACGACGCGGTGACGTGACGCGGCCGGGGCGGTGGCCCCGGCCGCGTCACGTTGCGTGCCGCCGGCGGAGCCGGCGGCGGCGTGCGGAAACTACATGTCCATGTCTTCGGGGTTATACCCGCCGCCCGGAGCGCCCGCCGGGGCCCTCTTCTTTTCGCGCTTCTCGACGACGAGCGCTTCGGTCGTCAGCAAGAGGCTGGCGACGCTCGCCGCGTTCTGCAGCGCGAGCCGCGTCACCTTCGTCGCGTCGACGATGCCCGCCTTCACCATGTCCTCAAACTCGCCGGTGGCCACGTTGTAGCCGATGCCCGGCTTCCCGCTCCGGATGCGCTCAACGACCACCGCGCCTTCGACGCCGGCGTTCGCCGCGAGCCACTTCGCCGGCTCGTCGATCGCCCGGCGAAGGATGGACACGCCGATCTTCTCGTCGCCGTCGTCGGCGTCGATCTTGTCGAGGGCCTTCACGATGTTGAGCAGGGCGGTCCCGCCGCCCGGTACGATGCCCTCCTCGACGGCGGCCTTGCTGGTGCTGAGCGCGTCCTCGAAGCGGTGCTTCTTTTCCTTGAGCTCGGTCTCCGTCGCCGCGCCGACCTTGATCTGCGCGACGCCGCCGGCGAGTTTCGCCAGCCGCTCCTGGAGCTTCTCGCGGTCGTAGTCCGAGGTGGTGGTCTCGATCTCTTTCTTGATCTGGGCGATGCGGCCCTGAATGTCCTTGCGCGCCCCCTTGCCTTCGATGACCGTGGTCTCTTCCTTCGCCACCCGCACCTTGGCGGCGCGCCCGAGCATCTCGGGCTCGACGTTTTCGAGCTTGATGCCGATGTCTTCGCTCACGACCCGGCCCCCGGTCAGGACCGCCATGTCGCCCAGCATCGCCTTGCGCCGGTCCCCGTAGCCCGGCGCCTTCACGGCGACGCAGGGCAGGATGCCGCGCAGCTTGTTCACGACCAGGGTGGCCAGCGCCTCGCCCTCGACATCCTCCGCGATCACGACGAGCGGCTTGCCGAAGCGCATCACCTTTTCCATGACCGGGACCATGTCTTTGACGGCGCTGATCTTCTTTTCCGTGATGAGAATGTAGGGGTCCTCGAGGACCGCCTCCATCTTCTCGGCGTCGGTGATCATGTACGGGGAGATGTAGCCGCGGTCGAACTGCATCCCTTCGACCACTTCGACGGTCGTCTCGATGCCCTTGGATTCCTCGATCGTGATCACGCCGTCCTTGCCGACCTTGTCCATGGCTTCGGCGATGATCTGCCCGATCTCGGGGTCGTTGCCGGCGATGCTCGCGACGTGCGCGATGTGCTCCTTGCCTTCGAGCGGCGTGCTGATCTTTTTCAACTCGGCCACGAGGCCCTCGACCGCCTTATCGATGCCCCGCTTGAGGATCATCGGGTTCGCGCCGGCGGCGACGTTCTTGAGCCCTTCCTTGACGATGGCGTGCGCGAGCACGGTGGCCGTCGTCGTGCCATCCCCGGCCGCGTCGTTCGTCTTGCTCGCGACCTCCTTGACGAGCTGCGCCCCCATGTTCTCGTAGGGGTCCTCGAGCTCGA comes from the bacterium genome and includes:
- a CDS encoding IS5 family transposase (programmed frameshift), encoding MTTRHRSKRRLRTIWRIPDDLWAQLQPLLPPEKPPGTNGRPVVPFRQVMDGILYVLRTGCQWKALPQEYGSGSTCHRRFQAWVEAGIFERLWAKLLTRYDELRSIQWRWQSLDSVTVKAPLGGRKTGPNPTDRGKLGTKRHTLTDQRGAPLAVVVTGANCHDMKAARITLDSLAVRRPRPTLDNPQHLCLDKGYDYPEIEAAVRKRHYTLHLRHRGECVPRRRRHPARRWVVERTGAWHNRFRKLLIRFEKRVSNYLGLVHLACCLIVYRLAILG
- a CDS encoding cation:proton antiporter, producing MGLAAGALRIVPAGVIALVREAKLDERLGTVLEGEAVVNDAVAIVLFGLAGATAPGVGAAVAGFVWLLAGGAVAGALVGTAVAYALRGVTEPVVEAIGSLEPIPKPMVRQYT
- a CDS encoding MBL fold metallo-hydrolase, with the translated sequence MVSPPTPPEAPFRTITAPNSSPYTLEGTNTYLLGRRLVVVVDPGPDDPAHVSAVLDAVRAGGGELALILVTHSHGDHLGAAGSLALGGRVPIRRWAFGDRPLADGETIDEGGLALRALHTPGHAADHVVFHWPAERVLFSGDLILGSGTVVLQAREDALADYLASLERVGRLDLAVIAPGHGPLIEDPGARIEEYLAHRRMRERQVLDALTGGARTPGEIVGVIYSELDPVLHPAAESTVRAHLLKLVREGRVQREENRYHRP
- the groL gene encoding chaperonin GroEL (60 kDa chaperone family; promotes refolding of misfolded polypeptides especially under stressful conditions; forms two stacked rings of heptamers to form a barrel-shaped 14mer; ends can be capped by GroES; misfolded proteins enter the barrel where they are refolded when GroES binds), with product MPAKLLLYDEDARKALERGVEKVASAVRVTLGPKGRNVVLEKKWGSPTITKDGVTVAKEIELEDPYENMGAQLVKEVASKTNDAAGDGTTTATVLAHAIVKEGLKNVAAGANPMILKRGIDKAVEGLVAELKKISTPLEGKEHIAHVASIAGNDPEIGQIIAEAMDKVGKDGVITIEESKGIETTVEVVEGMQFDRGYISPYMITDAEKMEAVLEDPYILITEKKISAVKDMVPVMEKVMRFGKPLVVIAEDVEGEALATLVVNKLRGILPCVAVKAPGYGDRRKAMLGDMAVLTGGRVVSEDIGIKLENVEPEMLGRAAKVRVAKEETTVIEGKGARKDIQGRIAQIKKEIETTTSDYDREKLQERLAKLAGGVAQIKVGAATETELKEKKHRFEDALSTSKAAVEEGIVPGGGTALLNIVKALDKIDADDGDEKIGVSILRRAIDEPAKWLAANAGVEGAVVVERIRSGKPGIGYNVATGEFEDMVKAGIVDATKVTRLALQNAASVASLLLTTEALVVEKREKKRAPAGAPGGGYNPEDMDM